CTGTCGAGTCACACCATAACTTCTGTCAACGAAGATGAGGTGTTGAACCCCTGATCTTATCCGGTTGAGCCAAAATTCCGTTTTTTGTTACCAGTACCACAATATTGTGACACCATTCGCCATTGCATTGTGTGGGATCTTCAGTTTGTTGTTGAAATCCAGGGTCAAAGAGAATATCTAACGAATGTATGATGCCATTTatatttgttattgttgttttatCTGTTGTAATTGACATAAGGCCAGCATTGTTGTATAAGTGAATAATCATGCTATAATTGTTGGGCAAACAGATTCCTGTACCGTCGTTCGTTCACTAGTTATGGTTTGGTAGTCAGGGATAATTGACTACGAAGTATTTCATTCTCTGTATTGACGTCAATATTACAGCCGTGACACCCACATTAAAGTTGATCTGAGGTTCACCACTTTCGCGAATAAATTCCATATTTCATCTCATGTATTTGGTTGGTCATTGCTCCGGGAGACCAATGATATAACTTAACATGTTTCCGGCCTTTGCATTAAATGAACCACATACTCGCTTGGACTCTTAACTACTGTGTTCATTATAAGGTTTTGTtgttaaattcattcatttctcATGTAACTATGCTTTTCCTCCAAAATAGTTCATACTATACGTAATGACCAATCAGCAGCTAGAGCGCTCATGCGTACTGTTGGTGACTGTAATGAAGTGTTTAATGAAAGTCACAATCAAATAGGGGGTTTAAAATCGCAAGGAAAATAATCAAGATGGATGAAAATGAGGGGACATACATGtaaaatatacttttaaaaaattgtaAACACGGAGCAATAAGCTGAAACGAAAACTCAGTTAGCCATTAAATCTAAAGATTCGGAGTCTGACAATACATTAACCAGCAACATCTTTTAGAGTCGAAACGTGCCAACCCAGCGAAATCTGAAGCCAGGAGTAAAGacgttcgaagatatatttgacagGCTACCGATATGTCcaaaagtgactgatctaagCTGGCTAATGGTTGTAGTAGAAATTGTGCACAGCCTACTCACTTGTAATCTCGTAAGGATGCATGATATGACGCCTTCGGCAAGTGAGTCCATTAAAGCAAATAAGGTCAGCAGCAAATATCTAAGACTTAGAGAGCTATTGATtctggggatttatttactccTACAATTCAAAAGAAACCCTAATGGAAACCAAGAGTTAGTTTCTGAGGAGACTTGCTGAATAAAAAGTCTTGGTTTTCCTGTGTCTAGACGCAGATAGTTCAACAAGTGTAAATAACATCAAGGTAATAACTTTGGTACACGAACCAAGTAATTACTTAAGGGAAAATAATGCCTAATATTGCATATAATATAACATCTTTAAGTACTAAACTACACCTAGGAGAGCACTCATAATCAATAAGATAGGGTTGAAAACTCAGAACACCACGCGTGAACCTTTTCTAAATAGGTCTACACACTGAAGAACCAACTACTTGTCGAAAAATAAAAGTTTTCACTGACTTCTCTAAGGTAAGTCCTAACAACTACTATCCTGGTAAAGGAGTTGAAGAAGAACACTTCAAATGCATTTTGCGTTAATGACTACTTTTGCCATTAGCGAACGGTTTGCTTTTCTAGTTCCCAAGCGGCTGAAACAACCTCCGTCGAAACTTGCTTCCGATTGACTTAGAGAGCGATCTCCCTCAAGTAACCGCAATGAGCTCAAATACCAGCTTAAACTGCATTGATGATGAGAACACGGCGAACACAACACTCCATTTTACGTAAATACAACTTGTCGCAATCACCACGGAGTTCTTCCCAACACTTTAAAAGATAAACACGGCCACACGTTGAAGTCAGCAATGTCGTTGTACCTCATCCTTCGGGAGTGATAAAAATCTGTAAGATCAAGTTCAGAAACAAGCAAACAAGTGGGTGATAGGTCTAAAGCATATATCTTACGAGGACAGACTCTAGCACGTGAGGTTATTCTCGTTAAACTGTAGCGGAATAAGAGGTGATCTTATAATGGAATACAAGTCAGGTACGCCAAGCTACCCCAACTAGAGTATATAATCTGAATATCATCACCACACTCCTCACGGTGAGTCTTGAAAGATTTCATATCAAAAAGCAAACACTCCGAATGTGCTCTTCCTTCTTATTGTTAAGAAATGCTCCCATTTGAAATGTTCTCCGAGAGGAATTGACCACAACCTCCCCAGGATTATAGCTTCGAGAGAGACTTGACAGCATGTTCTAACCCATGGATTACCATCTCCCCACTGAACTATCTGTACCTGATGCGTGTCTCATAAATTATCAGCAACTACTTCCCATGACACTTAGGTTATCTCTTTATTAGTTTCACGTTGCCACCAACTGACTACCTGACTAGTAATTTGATAGCTTCTGGTATCAAGAAAACCTACTGCATTTAGATAGACTTCCTCAATTACAAAACATGTAACTCAACAAATAACTACCTTGACTATAATAATTACAGTTGAGTGGGTATGCTGTCACACAGTGGACATAACCAAATACCTTGGAACTCTTCAGAACCAACAAAAGGCAAGTTCAAAGAAATAAACAGGTTTATATAAGctaataacaaatatattagtGATACTTGAAATATACTACCTTGCTTGACGAAAAGACCATTCATAAATTCCAGAAAAATGAGTTGACATCGATTTGTTTCCGCTTAGTAAAGCTTGTCGTCTgaaatgaattttttattgGAAAGTTATTCTAGGTATCCTTcagtaataatgatgtttacAAATCATGTCAGCTAATGTGTTCAGTCACGATTTCTAGTGATAATTTGAAACAAAGTTATGACCTTTACCCTTTGATTGAGTCCAATTTCGAAGTGTGTGTCCGTGATAATTGTTCTTCTGAAACAAAGCACTAAAACTTACCAATCAGAATTCAGCGCATAATTCATTGTTGCACATTGAAAGATGACAGTTTGTGACAAAGACGTTAGTAATAAATCACATATAGAGGTCCACTCTTCGTATTAAAAGTGCGTATCCATTGCAAATGTATTACATTTCTGCCATAAACTGTTTCATAACCTAATATTTCTCCCGTCAGCTAAAATATAGTTCAAGGTCACCTATATGTACGATTATGTCGATAAACTGATATGTCATTGACGACTACCATGATATATACTTCGATTTTTTTCCTAAGATTATCAGTCTAAATACAATGTGTGTTCTGAATCCCAGAGCTCAGCCATTTCACGAGTAAACAGTCATAAGAAAAATGGCGAGACTATATATTATGGACAAGCTAATCAGAACTAGAGTAACGGTTCTTCAATTTTTAATGAATCCTCTCTCCCCCACTTTGAAACCATAAAACACGGGTTTTAATCCTGTATGGCCTGATAAGACCTTAAATGCTCTCCCCATGGGAATTACTAGTCTAAGTGCACTTAGACCATAGTCTCATGAGACTATGGAGCTAATGGTTATGCGGTTTTTCATAAGTATCTGAACAAGAAGAGCAATTCAAATAATCTTTTGTGCTCTCATCCATTAAAGTGGATAATTTACATATTAGCGATCCCAATCCACTATGTATGACATGACATATTTGATGGAAAAGTATGATTAAAGAGCGCCCTTTCATGGTTACATTGGCTTTCTATAAACAGTCAACTCGGTAAGCTGTATAATGGGCTGTAGACTTAGTGGTTAAGGACTAAGTTATTGGAAATAGGTggctgagaaaaccacctgcctaaACACTGACGCAAGCTTCTATTCTCAAGCGCAGCATTTACCAGGATTGATGTAAAAGTATATTTCAgcaatatttaataattaacGCTTTTTACCCTTACAGGTCTCATCAAATGTCTTATATTGTCAACAGACAGCTATGAGTAGTTCACTGCACAATGATCTGCGTGGAGTTTTTGGTTGCGATGCTATAGATTCTTGTTTTTGTAAAGAATTATTTTTCGAACAAATAGTATATTTCTTACAAACTTCAAGCTTAGCATCACAACTCTCTACGCTGGTAGAAGAATGTAATTGTCTGGTGAATATTTCTACTATCAATCTTTATCATACTCTTGATGATGATAACGATCTCCTGAGGTTGCTGTGTTTGTTCataaaattgattgataatttaaaTGACGAGTTGAGTGCATATCTTGGATCTATTCTTGATTCAAGCTTGGAATCGATAATGAATGATAATAGAATAATGAGCGATGTACAATGCCTTGTTACATCTGTGTTAAGCTCATTGAAATGTGAAAATTTCTTACAACCATTATGGCATAGTTATTTGTGTTTAGAACTTGAGTCAGCTGAAATGGATACTGAAGAGTCGAATATATTCTCTTCCATCATTTGTCCAAACATTACAGACAGGAAAATGCAAATTTTGTTATCAGCTCGGAATTTAACACATAATCGTTCCCTAATCACCTGGAATAATTTATATCGACATTTATGTGCACCTTATATTAAAGAAGCTCTATCATATAGAACCAAGTTATTATGTTCCGAAAATTATACTGAGCGATTTCTAgattcaataataaaatataaaaactgCGTACTGAAAAAGGTTCTCATACCTAGGCTGTTTTCAAGAAAAAGTGATATACATGAGATCAATGCAGAGCTATCGGATGAAATTGTATATAAGACATTCTATTTAGTTCATAAACCTGATATGTTTTCATTAGTCATTGAATACCCAGATTCTGTTGCTGCTCTTATGGACCTGGGTAAATGTTTAGATCATCTCCCAATACGTCAAGATTTGATTACTCACCTAACCGAAGAAGTAAGTTGTCCAATTTTTCGTTGTTCTTATTTCTCTGTAAATATGGACTTGCTCTCCATGTGTAATGTATCCAATTGTCGACCAGATGTTTAATTCCGATAACTAAACGTCCTGAGGGATTACGTTCCGCTGAATCATTTTATTCACTTAAGAAGTTGGGAAAATAATAAATGTAGAGTATACCGTTGGTTGTTGAAATGTAACTGTCTCATTAATTCGGCTCTTTAAAAGTTTGCAATATTCATCACGGTAAAGCAAAGTCATGAATGGCTTAATGGCTATAAACGACTATGATGAGTACGTTCAAAACTTCCCATTCGTAGCAGGATCATAAGACGCCAATTAGCATTCAAATCAATATTGTGCAACTCGTCTGTTTAGTTTCTCTAGGAACGTGAGTACAAATTCTTCTGTCACAATTTAGAAAGCGCTTCACTAACTGTGAACTAGGCATGTGATTCATCCTAACCATCATAGCTGCTTTCGTGTTGTTGCCACTAAATTCGAGCAATTCGACAGGTGTAGTGGTGTTCTATTGTCTTCTAGTCGAAGAGTGCAAAACTCAATGTATCATAGCACTACACACATAATTCATTAATCATTCCATAAAGCCGCTAACTGCTGGTTCCAGCCACGTAAAATGATTTACGCTTTTTATTTAAGGTTTACACATTAACTGTAACGTGACCGTAAAACAGTAGAATAGTTCGGCTAAGAAATCTCTCCTCGATGATTCCACTGGAAATTATGCTATAGGTCATTGTCGATAACAAACATAAATTAACATCCTAAGATGATATTTGAGATTTCACAGTTTTGAAGACATCTTTTTCTGAAATACTCTTGTTTTTTGTCTCAGTAGATGTTAAATGCTGAGATAGAACCGATGtacacccccaaatgccctggtacggccgagagtggggagagtccgctctccctctcgaaatgctctcacatggccacgcgaatatatagcctctgccagggaagtcctactcactgccttctcgtggcattactgttgcttacgaaattgagagaacggaaagcgaatgtccggcgctttaaccgggttggcggatacggaaagttcacctaggggagttggaaaaccctgattccaaaccaatggtgcacatgggctccagtatcctgagggaacaaatggcgtatgaaccaatcgttggtcaccggctaccatgggactgcatctcctcacgatgctccactgccttgtggatcagacctttaggtctaaggtcggggtgtggccccctaagaaaaccacccgcttcagtttgggcacctgggcagtatcacagccctcacacaaatcgaatgagatttgtgcgacgtatatgtatctggtgcttccttgtaccaatatttatgtgtttaaataataatatccaATATAACAGTTTCCATGTAACTGACTGACACACAACTTTTCATTGCCAGACCAATTTTACAACGTTGTTGAATTTGTGATTCATATCAAAACATACTATTCCTAAGTTTAGTCGCTTAAAGTCTAATTTTACCAGCAATAACAATACTTGCACTCACATAACTATCTAAACACACCAATTCTTTACTTTATGAGTACAGACACTGACTCCTTCCCGTCTTATTAAAGTAATTTATACTTAACTAATATAACGCATCAGTATGAATAAGGCTATTTTCATCAGACATCAGAACCTTTTGATCCAGACTGTTCATTGGTTTACAACTAACAGAGTATTGAATGTTTTGTATCTAGTCAGAATCAGTTTATCTTTTAATATATCATCTTAATATGAACATGTTTCTCCGATATACTAATTAATTCTAACTTACTTAGGTTCAGCAACGATTATTACATCCAGGTGTTCATACTGAACAAATTTTAGCTGCTTACAATTACTTAGTACGCGCTTTACGTTTAGTCGATAATACATTTCTGGTACAAGATATAGTTTGTAAACCAGTCTCAACATGTCTTCGGCAAAGAGAGGATGCAGTTCGTTGTATAGTTGATAAATTAATATCTGGCCCAGAAACCGATGGTGAAGACGATGAAATTAAGGCTGAAGCATACACTGATACAACTACAGAACTTCATCAAGAATTATTATTACCTAAACCATTGGAAGTTGAACCATTGGATGGTGGTGAAGATAGTGATGCTGATATTGTCTATGAAGGTGAGTTAGCATTGTTAATAAGCAATGACCAAATATATGTCTTCGTATACATTAAGTGTGAATGAAATCATAGTCGTTTGCGATAAACCTAATAAAGTAGTTAACTGTCCGCTAAAGAAAATTAATACACTTTGAAACCATACTGATCTTTCATGTAAATGGGATATATGTAACTGAATTCCCCTCATATATAATTATCTGTAGAAGATATAGTTGTTTCGCCAAATGCTTTAAAAAGCCTACATGGGCGGGGTTTTATCTCAGTTTTCATAGTTTGATCAAGGAGTCATTCAACAGAACTTGTTTACTTGGCTATAAACCACATTTTGTATTGATCAGTGATACTACCCTGTTAATTAAACAGCCAAAGCATATTTCGAACGCTAGACATCTCGTTAAAATCGGAATGCTCTAGTCATTAAACTACTTCTTCGATGTTACATTCACAGGGTCATGAGTGATATTCAAATGTTTTGtagtaaataaattattgtaaatcactCAATTTAATTGTAAAGTAAGTCATAAATTCACCTTCCGTCGAAATGTCTAAAGGCAATCTACTAGACGCTTTGAAATAGTATCTTATATAACATAATTCGCGAAAGGTAACTGCTTCATCGAAAATTCCAAATTCAGAAACTAACAGTCGAATTTAGGAGCGTTAAATTATTAAATACATTCAGTCAGCACTAAAACTAAGAAAATTAGCGTTGAATACTCCTCAGTAATAAATTACTATCAACATATCAGTTCTATAGGAGGTCGGTCGCTTCCTCAATGGCTTAGTAGTAACGTCTGTGGCTTTAAAAAACCTGAATCCCACAGGAAGGTCGGTTCCCTCAAAATTGCAGAAGTGCCCTGCTGATGATTCCTAACTAGAACGAAACTTATGCCTGGGGTTCTCGCAAATTGTTACCAATTTTTAAGCAAACAATACTTGGGTGTCATGTCACGTAAACAAGAGGCTACATCTCACTATACTTGTTAGAATTTGACCAGTTATAACAACTAGATATAATATCTGTTACTGCTCGGCGTAAGAGTTCCATGTAAGATCTCTGTCctataagtttatttatttatttgaacacataaatattggtacaaaggagaaCCGAATAAATATttgccacacaagtcacttgatttgtgtgtgggctgtaatactgctcgggtgcccagaccaaagcaggtgtCCTATAAGAGGTTAGTCGGGGCTCAAGTGATTCATCGGTTATGTATATGTATGACTTGTTCACCTTTGTATACCATATTATGAACGTTCCATTTATACAGAGTTAATCCGCACATTCATTATAATCACCGTTTTATTTTTTTACGTCAAAATAAAAAGTACAATATGTATTCAtctcaataatattaatatatctCTTCTTTTGATAACAGACCCACCATTTGACTCCGACATACATTCTGCTAACTCAGATAAACATTTTCTTTTGGAAAGTGATTGGAAACCAGATCCTATTGAAGCTTTATGTCAGCGAGGATCTTGGCGTCGTAAATTAGATCTTTTAAGCATGTTAGTCAGTATTTATGGAAGTAAGAAAGCATTTTTAGTTGAATACAAACAATTATTGAGTCAACGTTTATTACGACAGAGAAGTTTTCATACAGCAAGAGAATTAAGAAATTTGGAGCTGTTAAAACTTCGTTTTGGCGAACAGAATTTGCATGAATGTGAAGTAAGTCATTTGGTGTATGAGCTTGATTTTTTTTCCACTCCTCTTTGACATTATGTTAGCACTAAACACTATTGCTTTCAGTATTCGCTATCGAATTTCTCTGTGATTAcaaaattatacatatatacatatatatatatatatatatatatataacgacgAAAATTTTCCGTAACTTATCCCATATCTGATTTGTTTATTAACGTCTGTACAATTTTTTTAGCGCCTATCAAGAAAGCAAATACATGCGGAACTTAGGGATTTCAAGCTACACTAATGGGTAGACTTGAAATCATCTGACCAATCTATTAAGCTACATTGTAGGCTTTTACAACTTTGTCCAATACATGAACGAACTAATGTCATGATAACGTTATTTAACAAACTTTGGGTGTACCAATCTTATCCTGATTTGTTACAATACACTTGTCCAgtctttgtttttatatttcCTCCTATAAAGTTTCTTAAAAATCTGGTTATTCGGCAACCTCGTCAGTGAACACTTTTTGTGGTGGAAATTGAGGATATTCTTAACGATAGTTAATCCTTATTTGCATAAGTACTACAATACCAGACCAAGGAACAAAACTAGAGTAACGTTCATGAGGTCAATGAACAAACTATAAGCTCTGTATTCGATGCTTTTAATTATCAGGACGGTTCTTTTAGTGAGTGAGTGTGATTTTACTCTATGTATTTGACAAGAAATAAGTTCTGGTCTTTTGGAAGTAAACTCTAAGTGTTAAGACCATATCAGTAGTTTGAGGACTACGTTGCCATGATACTGTTAATAATATTGGGGTTTAGCTCATACACTTCCTTCTTAATAGTCAGTGTCATCCTTTGTCAGACTAGAAGTTTGGCTTACGGCCTGAAACAGGACCTTGCATATATCTATTCTTATGTTTGGTTGCCTTGTGttataatttttcttattacgACCCAACTATTCCtgttgcttagtattcttggacacgaattcactcgacaagtccccaaatcagaacacggttgaacaagaaagaaattatattccgaataacaaggGGTAGATAAAGTAAAAACTACATTAAGAAagacgttagtatatttatagttttcacatgataagattctagagtcttctccaagcatCGACTAGCACTGATTAgctaattcttatccaatcagcgtgcaCCAACACAATCGTGCATGGAattgctttaatccaatctatatcccctTGTTACTTTCGATGTATATCGTTTTGGAGTTGTAACTGCGACTTACTACTCTTATTAGCGACTTATCATTACAGAGTCTGTATATCAATGTAACTCATACGTTTTATTTGCATAAGCTGTCATTCACCATTCACGTTTAATATACAGTTAAATGGCTCTTTTGTGGTATTAGATGAAACGATCTTTTTATTGTTATCCAATCATTCATCCGAACCTCTCCCATCTACGTCTATTCTTACACCTGTAAATAACAGTATTGTTCGATTTCACATGATTTACCTCAAAATTTAACAGTAGACAAAGTTAATGTCTTTAAATTCTAGTCTTATCCACGTTAAATGTTTTCTCACGTATAGGTTATGCTTAAAGATATTCGAGATTCGAAACGAATTGCTAATTTAGTATCAGAAGCTACGTCAACTAATTCAAAAGAAAAGCATTTAGATCAAACAGATAAGTTGTTAAACAGTCCTACTCTTGCTTCTGATGGCAACGAAATCATAGAATCAGATGAGACGCAGTTAAAAGTTGATTGTTTGGAGAATAAAGCAACGTCTATCGTATGTGTTACTGGCGCTACTATGACTTCCATTACTACTGCCAGTAATTTAagcaataataatgttaataatattgCTTTTCCGCTATCTGCTTACATTTTATCTATTCATTATTGGCCAGAATTGCTTgatgataaatttaaaatacCTGAAGATTTCCGTCCAGTATTTGAACATTATGAACAGTAAGTAGTATATTGGATCAACAAATTTAATTCAGATTTATGTATTGTATGTATATTTAAAGTGCTTATTATTAATCCATGTTATGTATTTGTATTATGAAAGGACTTTACATCAAAATGAAGATTATTTCTGGAATTCAACAATATGTAAAAGCGGATTGGAGTTCACTTgactttaaaaaatatattaattctAGCCAACTTTATATTGTCTAACTGTGTTTTACGACCGAATCGCTTATCTCAAAGTAACACTCATAATCTTTCTAGCAGTATATTTCTCATTATTCTTCAACTTCCTGTAATCTATGGTTTTAAACCCATAACGTACATAGAATAGATAAAtggtggtggctagcagtagaatccaagacgcgcgttttgtcaTATCTGGAACTCGACAGTCGAATGTACCCGAATCCCAGATTTGATGTCCACTATGGGACTCAAACCCTaccgcattatccacttaactaatGATTCTAGATAACCAATCAAGTGTGCAATGAGTATGtgatttaattcaatttgaaatggattggacTATCCTGTTGGTTCTTTTTTGCTGAAAGTTAATCAATTTTGTTTGCTATATGACCATCTTGTGCGGATTTTCCTGACCTATCTATTTTACATCAGCTTGTGTCTTAatggctatattgaggcaatcggCACAGGATCCCTAATGCCAACCTCAACTGATTACatttcagtcaaaaatatcaacaactggATAATCCAAACCATTCCAAAGTCAATCAATAACGCCTCGTTAAGTAGATTCGGTCAATTACTAATAAAGGTATACTTTcatgcaaatgaaatattcaataaaccCTACTCACCAACTCCCCTTACTTGTGATATAAAAAGCAAGAATAAGGCttgagtgcccaaaccgaaacaggtggctttcttaaggggccacttCCCAAGCTTTCCTTCAGAGATATAATCCATAgggtagtggagcaacgttaggagatgcagtcccatggcagcCGGTGGCGAACAATAGtttcatacgccttttgttccctcaggatcctggagcccgtgtgcaccattggtttggaatcagagttttcctaCTCCCCTAGGAGgctctctgtgtccaccaacccggttaaggcgccggacattcgcttttcgtcctctcaatttcgtaagcagcATCCCTTCAGCTACAAAGCAGTGACTAGGACTTCCCTgccagtggctgtatacgcgtggccatgtgagagcgttttgaGGGGaatagcggactctccctaccgTCGACCGTGCCAGGGCATTCAGGATCTTTTTTAAATGATTAGTTTGGCTATTGAGATCAAAATTCATATTGATTCTGTTAGTTGGGACTGTTTTTAACACGTTCTTGTTGTATAGTCAATAATTTTCCGAGTAGAGGAACTAATTGATATTTGACTGTTATTATTCTTTTATGCTAGTTGTATCAATAGTTGTGGTGCCTCATATTGGGTAACTTTTGGAATTCATACTTGTTTCATTGTCCCTCTATTACacaattgaaataaatattaactcCATTGCATATAAGTTCTGAGGCATCTGTGTGTTTGTGTGTCAGTTTCACTTCGTTTCAATGTCATCTATTAAGTATATTTAACGTAGAATTTTAGCATAGTATATATCAATTCAAGAAGAATCatgttttgataaatatttcataaaacAAGGTTAGAATTGATTGAATTCTTGTAGTCTAAACCAATCAGTAACAACCTAAGCTTCATGTATCTCATtggaaatttttttttattttagatgTTTCCAACGTCTAAAAGGCAACAGAACACTCGTTTGGATGCATAAACTGGGTCTAGTTAATATCGACCTTACACTTGGCAAACGTAGCGTGAAAATTGATGTTACACCGTTGCAAGTATCAATTGTTCATCTATTCACAAAACAACGTACCTGGTATATAAG
This genomic interval from Schistosoma mansoni strain Puerto Rico chromosome W, complete genome contains the following:
- a CDS encoding putative anaphase-promoting complex subunit, with product MSSSLHNDLRGVFGCDAIDSCFCKELFFEQIVYFLQTSSLASQLSTLVEECNCLVNISTINLYHTLDDDNDLLRLLCLFIKLIDNLNDELSAYLGSILDSSLESIMNDNRIMSDVQCLVTSVLSSLKCENFLQPLWHSYLCLELESAEMDTEESNIFSSIICPNITDRKMQILLSARNLTHNRSLITWNNLYRHLCAPYIKEALSYRTKLLCSENYTERFLDSIIKYKNCVLKKVLIPRLFSRKSDIHEINAELSDEIVYKTFYLVHKPDMFSLVIEYPDSVAALMDLGKCLDHLPIRQDLITHLTEEVQQRLLHPGVHTEQILAAYNYLVRALRLVDNTFLVQDIVCKPVSTCLRQREDAVRCIVDKLISGPETDDPPFDSDIHSANSDKHFLLESDWKPDPIEALCQRGSWRRKLDLLSMLVSIYGSKKAFLVEYKQLLSQRLLRQRSFHTARELRNLELLKLRFGEQNLHECEVMLKDIRDSKRIANLVSEATNLSNNNVNNIAFPLSAYILSIHYWPELLDDKFKIPEDFRPVFEHYEQCFQRLKGNRTLVWMHKLGLVNIDLTLGKRSVKIDVTPLQVSIVHLFTKQRTWYIRDLAQKLESQISTIRTSLYMFIQLGFIRLSDSHDSNNHVNFTSENLEIYGVCDETDTTNSDERLSNSNSKNYSNDPEKIDSNTIEATNNWMFTSQDHSDSLVASVRERKEKELQVFWSYITAMLTNLGSSSLDRIHSMLRMFALGSTSSLGFNRDELRRFLDKKIREGQLSYDGDMYKLTIPDV